CCGGTGATCGCGATGTAGTTCATGTCGTGCCCGGCCGCGGTGCTCAGCGGACCGCTCTGGCCCCAGCCGGTCATCCGGCCGTAGACGAGCGCGGGGTTGCGCCCGTGGCACTCCTCGGGGCCCAGCCCGAGCCGCTCCAGGACGCCGGGGCGCATCCCCTCGACGAGCACGTCGGCGCTCGCGACCAGGTCGAGCACGGTGGCCACGGCCTCGGGGTCCTTGAGGTTCAGGGCGACGCTGGGCCGGCCCCGGTTGAGCAGGTCGTGGCTGCCGCCGCTCAGCATCTGCCCGCCCGGCCGCTCGACCCGGATCACGTCGGCGCCGAGGTCGGCCAGGATCATGCAGGCGTGCGGTCCGGGACCGATCCCGGCGATCTCGACGACGCGGACGCCCTTCAGCGGACCGGTCTTGGTGCCCAGCTCGATGCTCATGGCACGCATCCTGACAGCACCGCTGTCACGGTGCCAGCGGGAGGTTCGTCCGGCGAGACGCTCAGCGCCCCTGGCCCTGCTTCCGGCTCCAGGTCCGGTAGCCGGGGACGTCGTCGGTCATCACGCCGTCGACGCCGTAGCGGCGCAGTCGCGCCCAGTCCCGGCGGGCCTGGGTGTTGCGGCCCAGCACCAGCAGGCCGGCGGCCTGCAGGCGGCGCACCCGCTTGCGCGTGAGCTGACGCACCCAGACGTTCACCCCGTCGACCCAGGTGGTGGGGTCGCGGCGCGCCCGGTGCACCTGCTGCTTCCACGAGGTGACGATCCACTGCGTCTCGAGGTCGGGCACCGTCTGCTCGGCCAGCGCCAAGGTCGGTGCGTGGAAGCACAGCAGCAGCGTGCGGTCCCGCATCCCGGCCTTCTCGACCGCGGCCCGGAGCCGGGTCAGGGCCGCGGCGTCCCACTCGGCCCCGGGGTGCCGCTTGATCTCCAGCAGCAGGTCGACGTCCGTGCCGCGCAGGTAGGCCAGCGCAGCGTCGAGCGAGGGCACCGGCTCGCGCCCGCGGACGCCGCGGCAGTGGCTGCGGATCCAGCGCAGCGAGCGGCGTACGGCGGGTCCGCGGCAGGTGGTCGTGCGGTCCAGGGTGGCGTCGTGCAGCAGGACGAACCCGCCGTCCGCGGTCAGCGAGACGTCGAGCTCGACCGCGCTCGCCCCGGTGCCCACCGCCCGCTCCAGCGCCGGCAGGGTGTTCTCGGTGACGTGGCGGGCCGGCGCCCCGCGGTGCGCCACGACACGGTAGTCACCGACGTGGGTGCTCGCCGCCGCGTCCTCCTCGGCCTGCGCGGCCGGGCCGCCGGACGCCAGCGCGAGCGTCAGGGCCGCCGTGGTCACGGCGCGGGTCATCCTGGTCGGGCTGTGCCGCGCCATGTCCTCGTACGTCCTCTCGACCGCGCCGCAGTCGACGCCAGCGGAGATCACACCAGGGCGCGGCCCGTGCCGTCAGGCGTTCGGCGCACGTGTGGTGTTCGTCCCACCGTCGAGCACCCGCCGGAGGAAGGCGCGGGTGCGCTCCTCGCGAGGGTTCGTGAAGATCTGCGACGGCGGGCCCTGCTCGAGGATCCGCCCGTCGTCGAGGAAGGCGACCTTGGTGGCCACGTCGCGGGCGAAGGCCATCTCGTGGGTGGCCAGCACCATCGTGGTGCCGCCGGCGGCGAGCTCTCGCACGATGTCGAGGACCTCCCCGACCAGCTCGGGGTCGAGCGCGGCGGTGATCTCGTCGAGCAGCAGCAGCGTCGGCTGCGTGCACAGGGCACGGACGACGGCCGCGCGCTGCTGCTGACCGCCGGAGAGCCGGTCGGGGTGCTTGTCGACGTGCTCGGCCAACCCGAAGCGCTCCAGCAGCTCCAGCGCCCGCGTGCGGGCGGCCCTGCGGCGCAGGCCGTGGGCGTGCCGCGGGGCCAGCGTGCAGTTCTCCAGGACCGTGAGGTGCGGGAAGAGGTTGTAGGCCTGGAAGACCATCCCGATCCGGCGGCGCACCTCCCGGGGGTCGGTGCGGGGGTCGGAGATCTCCCGACCCTCGAAGGTGATGACCCCGTCGTCGATGTCCTCGAGCAGGTTGAGGCACCGCAGCAGGGTCGACTTGCCCGAGCCCGACGAGCCGATCAGGCACACGACGTCGCCGGGCTCGATGCTCAGCGAGACGTCGTCGAGCACCACCCGGTCGCCGTAGCTCTTGCGCAGCCCGGTCACCTGCACGAGCGCGCTCACAGCGACCCCGCCCGCTCGCGCTCCATGACCCGGCGCTGCAGCCAGTCGGTGAACCGGGCCAACGGGACGGTGAGCACGATGAAGAAGAGCGCGACCACGACCAGCGAGGTGTAGTTGAAGTTGTACGACGCGTAGTCGCGCGCGGCGAAGACGCCGTCGTAGACGCCGACGAGCGAGACCAGGGCGGTGTCCTTCTGCAGCGAGATGAAGTCGTTGAGCAGCGGCGGCACCACCCGGCGCACCGCCTGCGGCACCACGACGTGGCGCAGGGTGCGCACCGGCCCGAGTCCGAGCGCCCGGGCGCTGGCGATCTGGGAGGGGTGGATGGACTCGATCCCGGCCCGGAAGACCTCGGCGACGTAGGCGGAGTAGGACAGGATCAGCGCGACCGTGGCCCAGACCAGACGGTCGGTGGTCAGGCCCTGGAGCTGCAGCGCCGGCACGCCGAAGCCGAGCAGCACCACCAGCAGCAGCGTGGGGATGCCGCGCATGATGTCGGTGAAGGCCACCGCCACGATGCGCACCGGGGCCAGCCAGGCCGAGCGGGTGCCGCGCATGACTGCGACCAGCAGCGCCAGCACCAGGATGGCCGGCTCGGCGACCAGGAAGATCCGGACGTTGAGCCAGAACGCGTCGAGCATCAGCGGGAAGGAGTCCTGCGCCGCCGACCAGGAGAAGAACGTCTCGCGCACCTTCTCCCAGCCGGGCGAGAGCACCAGGCCGACGCCCAGCAGGACGAAGAACGCAGAGGTCGACGCGCCGGCGACGAGCAGGGAGCGTCGGCGCAGGCGGCGGCGTACGTCCTGCCGCTCGAGCTCCCGGTCGCTGGGCGCCCAGGCCGGCCCCGGGGCCGGGATCGTCACTGGAGGGTGGGCACGTCGACCACGTCGGAGAGCCACTCCCGCTCGAGGTCCTCGAGCTCGCCGTCCTCCTGCATCGCGGCGAGCGCCGCGTCGACGCAGGAGGTGAGCGCACTGTCCTTCTCGAGGAGGATCCCGAACTCCTCCTGCTCACCGGTGTCGGGCTGGAACTGCCCGACGATGGTGCTGCCCTCGATCTCGACCGCGGAGATGTAGAAGGCGGTGGGCAGGTCGGCGAGCACCGCGTCGATCTGGTCGTTGGCCAGCGCCTGCTTGGCGGCGTTGGTGTCCTCGAAGACGGCCGGGTCGGTCTCGGGCTGGACGATGTCGCGGATCGCGGTGAGCGAGGTGGTGCCGGTCTGGGCACCCAGACGCAGGCCCTGCAGGTCAGCCAGGCTCGTGGCCTCGGCGCCGGCGGTGCCCTCGAGCGCGATCACAGCCTGCGCGGCCTGGTAGTAGCCGGTCGAGAAGTCGACGACCTCGGCGCGCTTGGGGGTGATCGAGATCTGGTTGATGTCGAAGTCGAAGTCCTTGGCGCCGGGGGCGTAGGAGGTGTTGAACGGGACCCGCGCCCAGCTCACCTCGTCCGCGCCGAAGCCGAGGCGCTCGGCCACCGCGTAGGCGACCGCGGACTCGAAGCCCTCGCCGTTGGTCGGGTCGTTGTCGGTGAACCACGGCTCGTACGCCGGGGTGTCGGTGCCCACGGTCAGGGTGCCGGCCTCGAGGAGCATGTCGTCGGTGACGCAGGTGGCCGGGTCGACGTCGGCGTCGACCGAGGCCGAGGCGCCCGGGTCGGACGCGGTCGGCTCCTCGTCGGCGGGCGCGCAGGCGACCGCTCCGAGGAGCAGGGGCAGGGAGGCGAGGGCGGGGACGACCGCAGACCGGCGCAGCATGGGTGCATCGTAGGACGACGCGGGGCTTGCAACTCGTTGCATAGGTCGTTCATGATGTCCGCATGGCCCTCGAGCACGCCCTGCTGGTCGCCCTGCGCGAACAGCCGGCCTCCGGACTCGAGCTCAGCCGACGCTTCAGCCGCTCGATCGGCTACTTCTGGAGCGCCACCCACCAGCAGATCTACCGGGTCCTGGGGCGGATGGAGTCCGACGGCTGGGTCGGGGCGACCACGGTCGAGCAGGCCGGCCGACCGGCCAAGAAGGTCTACGAGGTCACCCCCGTCGGGGCCGAGGTGCTCGCCTCCTGGCTGGCCGAGCCCACCGGCGCCGAGCCGCTGCGCTCGGAGCTGGCCGTGAAGATGCGCGGCGCCTCCTTCGGGGAGCGCGCCGCGGTGCTCGACGTGGTCCGCGCCGAGCTCGTCGAGCACGTGGCCCGCCTGGCCCGCTACGAGCAGCTGACGGCCCGCGACTACCCCGACCCCACCACCCTGACCGGCCTGGCGCTGGACCAGTACCTCGTCCTGCGCGGCGGGGTGCTGACCGAGCAGACCTGGGTCACCTGGCTCACCGAGTACCTGGAGGCACACGCATGACCAGTCCCTACCCGCACCTGCTCAGCCCGATCACGCTCGGCTCCGGCCCCGCGGCGCTGACCCTGCGCAACCGGGTCGTGATGGGCTCCATGCACACCGGGCTCGAGGACGCGCCCTGGCACGTCGCCAAGCTGGCGGCGTACGCCGCGGAGCGCGCACGCGGCGGGGTCGGGCTGATCATCACCGGGGGCTACGCCCCCACGAAGCGTGGCTGGCTCAAGCCGTTCGCCTCCGAGATGACCACCCGGATGCAGGCCATGCGGCACCGCCAGGTCACCGACGCGGTCCACGAGGAAGGTGGCGCGATCGCGCTGCAGGTGCTGCACGCGGGCCGCTACGGCTACCACCCGCTCATCCACTCGGCCTCGGCCCGCAAGAGCCCGATCACGCCGTTCAAGCCGTCCGCGATGTCGGCGGCGCAGGTCGACCGGACCGCGACGGCCTTCGCGAGGAGCGTGGCGCTCGCGGTCAAGGGCGGCTACGACGCGGTCGAGGTCATGGGCTCCGAGGGCTACCTGATCAACCAGTTCCTCGCCGAGCGGACCAACGACCGCAGCGACGCGTGGGGCGGCAGCGCCGAGAAGCGGATGCGCTTCCCCGTCGAGGTGGTGCGCCGCACCCGCGACCTCGTCGGCGACGACCTGCCGATCGTCTACCGGATCTCGCTGCTCGACCTCGTCGAGGGCGGCCAGAGCTGGGACGAGGTGCTGACCCTGGCGCAGCTGCTCACCGAAGCGGGCGTGAGCGTCCTCAACACCGGCATCGGCTGGCACGAGGCGCGGATCCCCACGATCATCACCCAGGTGCCGCGGGCCGCGTGGCGCTCGGTGACCGCACGGCTCAAGGCCGAGGTCTCGGTGCCGGTCTGCGCGTCGAACCGGATCAACAGCCCCGAGCTCGCCGAGTCGATCCTCGCCGACGGCGACGCCGACCTGGTCTCGATGGCGCGCCCGCTCCTGGCCGACCCCGAGTTCGTGGTGAAGGCCGCCGCCGGCCGGGCCGACGAGATCAACACCTGCATCGCCTGCAACCAGGCCTGCCTCGACCACACCTTCGCCAACAGGACGGCCTCCTGCCTGGTCAACCCGCGCGCCTGCCGCGAGACCACGCTGGTCCTCGCCCCCACGCGCGTACGCCGCTCGGTCGCCGTCGTCGGCGCCGGCCCGGCGGGCCTGGCGACCGCGGTCTCCGCGGCCGAGCGGGGGCTGGCCGTCACCCTCTTCGAGGCCTCCCCCGCCCTGGGCGGGCAGTTCCGCCTGGCGATGGCGGTGCCCGGCAAGGAGGACTTCGCCGAGACGCTGCGCTACTACACCCGGCGCCTCGAGGTCCTGGACGTCGACGTGCGGCTCTCCTCGCGGGCGACGCCCGACGACCTCGCCGGCTTCGACGAGGTCGTGGTGGCCACCGGCGTCGAGCCGCGGCTGCCCGCCCTGCCCGGCGCCGACGACCCGCGGGTGGTCTCCTACGCCGACGTCCTCTCGGGCCGGGTCGTGCCCGGTCGCCGGGTCGCGGTCATCGGTGCCGGCGGCATCGGCGTCGACGTCAGCCACTGGCTGGTCCACGACCCGGCCGCGCCCGGCCCCGACGAGCAGGCGGGCGTCGACGAGTGGATGGCGCACTGGGGCGTCGGCGACCCGAGCCTGCACCCCGGCGGGCTGACCGAGCGCAAGCCGCGCGAGCCGTTCCGGGAGGTCACGCTGCTGCAGCGCAAGACCTCGGTCATCGGCAAGGACCTGGGCAAGACCTCAGGGTGGGCGCACCGCGCCGTGCTCAAGCAGTCGGGCGTCACCCAGGTCGCGGGTGCGACGTACGAGCGCATCGAGGCGCGCGCCGACGCCGTCGTCCTGCACGTCACCGTCGACGGCGAGCCGCGCGGGCTGGTCGTCGACCACGTGGTGCTGTGCGCCGGCCAGGAGTCGGTGCGCTCGCTCTTCGACGACCTCCGCCACGCCGAGGCGCACCCCGGCCTGCACCTCGTGGGTGGTGCCGACGTGGCCGCCGAGCTCGACGCCAAGCGCGCCATCGAGCAGGGCACCCGGGTGGCGGCCGCCCTGTGAGGACCTGGGGCACCGCTGACTAGGGTCGGGGCATGCCGGGCGAGATCCACCGAGACGACAGCTGCCTGTTCTGCGCGATCGTGGCAGGCACCATCCCCTCCACCAGGGTCGACGAGGACGAGCGGACGGTGTCCTTCATGGACATCAACCCCGCCTCCGACGGCCACCTGCTCGTGGTGCCGCGGGCGCACGCGGTCGACCTGACCGACATCACGCCGGAGGACCTGGGCGCCTGCGCACTGACCGCGCAGCGGCTGGCGAAGCGGCAGCTCGAGGTGCTCGGCGCCGACGGGGTGAACCTGCTCAACTGCACCGGCGAGGCGGCCTGGCAGAGCGTCTTCCACTTCCACCTCCACGTCGTGCCCCGCTACGTCGACGACCCGGAGCGCGACCGTCTCACGCTCCCCTGGACCCCGACCGCCGGCGACCCCGACCGGATCGGCGCCGCGGGGCGCCGGCTGCAGGACGGGGCCGGCAGATGATCCGCGACCTCACCGACTCCGAGGCCCGGGCCGCCCTGCCGCTGAAGTGGGGTGCGGTGCCGCAGGGCACCGTCCCGGCCTGGGTGGCGGAGATGGACTTCGCCCCGCCGCCCGCGGTGACGGCCGCCCTGACGGCGGCGGTCGGCCGCGGCATGCTCGGCTACTCCTGCCACCCCGGCACCGCCCAGGCCGCTGACCTCAACGCCGCCTTCCGCGGGTTCGCGGAGCGGCACTGGGGCTGGGACGTCCCCGCGGACTCCTCCACCCCCGTCGGCGACGTGGTGACCGGGCTCCGCCTCGCCCTCGACGAGCTGTGCCCGCCGGGACCGGTGGTCGTGCCGCTGCCGTGCTACCCGCCCTTCCGCGACGTGGTCGCGCTGGCCGGGCGCGAGGCGGCGTACGTCGGGCTCGACCCCGACCACGACCACGACGACCGCGCCGCCGCCGCACTGGACCTGGCGGCCGTCGAGCAGCACCTCGAGGCCGGGGCCCGCACCGTGCTGCTCTGCCACCCGCACAACCCGCTCGGTCGGGTCGCGCACCGCGCCGAGCTCGAGGCGCTGCGCGACCTGGTGCACGCGCACGGCGCCCGGGTGCTGGTCGACGAGGTCCACGCGCCGCTGGTGCTGCCCGGCCAGGAGCGCTTCGTCCCGTACCTGAGCGTCGACCCCGAGGCGGTGCTGGTCACCAGCCACTCCAAGACGTTCGGCACCCCCGGCCTCAAGACCGCCCAGATCGTGCTGACGGACCCCGAGGAGACCCAGCGGCTGCGCGCGCTGCCGATCGCGGCCAACCACGGCCACTCCGGCCTCGGGATGGTCGCCGGCGCGGCCGCGTGGCGCGACAGCGACCTGTGGCTGCACGCCCTGCGCTCCCGGCTGCGGGTGCAGGCCGAGGACCTGCGCGACCTGCTCGCCGAGCACCTGCCCCAGGCACGCGTGCGCCCGCTCGAGGCGACGTACCTGGCCTGGCTCGACCTGCGCGCCTACGGCGTCGCCGACCCCGCCGCCGTCGCGCTCGAGCACGGCGTGCGCCTGGCGCCCGGCCACGACTACCAGCCCGGCCTCGAGGGCCACGTCCGGCTCAACCTCGCCACCTCCGAGCAGCGGCTGGTCCAGATCGTCACCCGGCTCGCCGCCGCCCTGACCTGACGGCCGAGCGGTCACTTTCGCACCGTCGAGCGGTCACTTTCGCACCGCTGACCGACGGTGGGTCAGACCTCGAGGCGGCCCTTGCGGCGCACGAGCGGGCGCTCGGCCCGGGGCAGCCAGGTCCGGGTGACGTGGTCGACGACGTGCACGCCCTCGGGCGACTCGATGCGGTGCAGGCCGGGGACCTCGTGACCGCGGCCCTCCTTGAGGGCGGAGTAGACCTGCCACTCGCGGCGCTTGCGCGGGGCGCGGGAGCTGTCGAAGTCCATGGCGCTCCAGTGCGCGAACTCGTCGCGGTCCAGCCACTTCAGCTCCACGCACAGTCCCTCCGGCGCGACCAGGCGGGTGGCGGACTCGGGGAACTCGCGCACCTCCCACTCGAAGGCTTTCACGAAGGTGAACTCGGGGCCCATCGGGTAGATCCACGGCTCCAGGAACCGGAAGCCCAGGTCGAGCCAGGCCACCCGGTCGCTCTCGACCGACAGCGGGTGGCGCGGGACGGCCACGACCGCGTCGGAGTCCTCGAGCTGCCAGGCCAGGTCGCGCAGGATGCTCACGCCCTCGCGGGTCAGCACCATGTCGCCGTCCCACTTCATCGAGTAGGCGGTGCGGACCTGGGAGAACGACCAGTTGTAGAAGTGCGTGAGCGAGTGCACCGAGTCGGGTCGCGTGGCCAGGTGCTCGGTGCCGGCGCGCGCCACCTGGAAGGGGTACGACGTCACGGTGACCCGGTCGGCGGCGCCGCACTCCTCGGCGACGCGTCGGGCCACCTCGGGGGTGCCGTCGTCGGAGAGGTTGTCGACCACGACGACGTGCTGGACGGCCTCGAGCATCGGTGGCAGCACCCAGGGCAGGTTGTGCGCCTCGTTCTTGAGCCGGAAGACGCAGGTCAGGCCGGGGGCCAGCGGCCCGTCCTGCCAGGGCCAGCGCACGTCGTAGTCGTGCTCGCCCTCGAGGCTGGGGATGTCCGCGCCCCGCACCGGGCTCATCCGCGCTCCCGCCCGGCGACCTTGCGCAGGCCGCGGCGCACCGACGGCGGGACCATCGCGCGCACCGAGTGCGGCACTCGCTCGACCGCGCTCGGCGCAGCGGCGGCGGCCCGGGCGCCCTCGCGGCGCGCCGCGTCGGTGGTGGAGCCGGTCAGCGCCTGCGCCTCGTCGTACATGTCGGCGTACGCCGCGCGCAGCCCGTCGAGCGTCGCGTGCACCTCGGGGGTGTCCCCGCCGTCCTCGGGCAGCCGGTCCAGCGCCTCCCAGGTGGCCTGGGCCAGGTCGCGCAGCCGGGTCGGCACGTCGACGTCGGCCCAGGTCAGCGCGGCGCGACGCAGCGAGGGGTCGATGAACTGGTGCACCCGACGGATGTCGTTGGCCGAGGCGGCCTTGACCGCGTCGAGGTCGAAGCGCTGACCCAGGCCGAAGACCGGGACCGTCCAGTCGTCCAGCAAGTCGTGGTAGCGGACGAAGGCACGCGCCTGGCCGCGGGTGCTGCGCTCGAGGTGCAGCATCAGGTTCACCCAGGCGGCGGTGCGGTGCACCTCGCTGGTGCGGGCGTCGTGGGCGCGCTGCCGGGAGCCGACGACCTCGGTGACCGGGCGCAGCAGGACGGCGTGGCCCACCTCGGCCTGGCAGCGCATGGCCGCCGAGCGCCACTGCCCCAGGAACCACGCCAGCCGCGGGTCCTTGAGGACCAGCTCGGGCCCACCGGCGACGAGCTGCTCCTCGAGCCAGTCGTGCACCCGGGTGCGCAGCGGCTCGAAGTTGTTCAGCCGCCCGGTGTCGAACCACGCCGAGGGTCGGGCGTCGTCCATCGCCACGTTGGTGCGCTCGAGCAGCTCGTCGTGCAGGTCGAGCACCCACTGCGACTGCGCGAGCCTTTTGGGCCTGGTCTCGTCGGCCGCCACCTCGGGAGCCGGCACGCCCATGCCGAGCGCCTGCAGCGCCCCGGCCATGGCGCTGGTGCCGCTGCGCTCCGGACCCGCCACGAGCACGACGCGGCGCGGCGCCGCCGCGGGGACAGACGGCTGGGCGGGGGGCTCCGAGATGTGGGGGGCGTCGACCATGGAGGTCACCCTACGAGGTGCGGACGGGTCAGCCGACCGAGCGGCTCTGGGCGGCGATCAGCGCGGCGTACCACTCGAAGGAACGCTTGGGGGTGCGCACCTGGGTGGCGTGGTCGACGTGGACCAGCCCGTAGCGCTGGCTGTAGCCGTGCACCCACTCGAAGCTGTCGAGCAGCGACCACACGTAGTAGCCGCGCACGTCCACACCGCGCTGGCACGCCGCGGCGACCGCGCGCAGGTGGGCGTCGAGGTAGGCGATGCGCTCCTGGTCGTCGACGACGCCGTGCTCGTCGGGGCCGGTGCCGTACGCCGCTCCCGACTCGGTGATCATCAGCGGCGGCAGGGCCGCGCGGTAGCGGGCCCGCAGGGTGATCAGCCACTCGCGCAGCGCGGCGGGCACGATCGGCCAGCCGATGTCGGTCTCCGGGTAGCCGACCAGCGGGTAGAGCGCGAACGGGATGGGCGACTCCTCGGGCGCGGCGCCGACCCGGATGGGGCTGTAGTAGTTGATGCCGTAGAAGTCGAGCGGCTGGCGGATGGTGGCCAGGTCACCGGGGCGCACCGCCTCCTCCACCAGCGGCTCGAGGTCGACCGGGTAGCGACCCAGGAGCATCGGCTCGAGGAACATCCCGTTCCACAGGGCGTCGAACAGCTTGGTGGCGCCGACGTCGGCGGGGTCCTCGCTGCGCGGCCACATCGGGGCATGGTTGTTGGCGCAGCCGACCGAGGACGCGCCGGCCGCGCGCAGCTCGATCACCGCCCGACCGTGGGCGAGGAGCAGGTGGTGGGCGACCGGCAGGCTGTCGAAGCCCATCTCGCGCCCCGGGGCGTGCATGCCGCTGGCGTGACCCATGATGGTGGCCGTGCTCGGCTCCACGACCGGGATCCAGTGCTCGACCCGGTCGGCGAGCCGCTCCCCCACCACGGCGGCGTACTCGGCGAAGCGCTCCACGGTGTCGCGGTTCAGCCAGCCGCCGTCGTCCTCAAGGGCCTGGGGCAGGTCCCAGTGGTAGAGCGCGGCCATCGGGGCGATCCCGTGGTGCAGCAGCTCATCGACGAGGCGGTCGTAGAAGTCGAGGCCGGCGGCGTTGACCGGGCCGCGACCGGTCGGCTGGACCCGCGACCAGGAGACCGAGAACCGGTGGCCCCCGACGCCGAGGCGCTCCAGGAGCGCGACGTCGTCGCGGTAGCGGTGGTAGTGGTCGCAGGCCGGGTCGCCCGTGGAGCCGTCGAGGACGGTGCCGGGCAGGTTCGAGAAGGTGTCCCAGATCGAGGGCCCGCGCCCGTCGACGTCCGTGGCGCCCTCCGCCTGGTAGGCCGAGCTCGCCGTGCCGAGCCGGAAACCCGGAGGCAGCGCGGGCGGCCCGGGCGGCACGGTGGCCCGCTCGCCGGACGGGGCGCCGGGCGGGCTGTCGGGCGTTGGCTGCTGCACCGGCACAATGATGCCTGTGACCGTCGAGATCCGCCGAGGAACCTCCCGCTTCTCGACCCGGGTGCCGGGTCGGCTGACCCGGCACGCCTTCTCGTTCGGCGAGCACTACGACCCCGAGCGGCTCTCCTTCGGCCCGATCGTGTGCCACGACGACCACCTCGTCGCCGGCGGGCAGGGCTTCGACGAGCACGCCCACAGCGACCTCGAGATCGTCACCTGGGTCGTCTCCGGCGCGGTGCGCCACGTCGACTCCTCCGGCCGCGAGGAGGTGGTGCCCGCCGGTTCGCTCGCCGTGCTCTCCGCCGGCAGCGGCGTCCGGCACGCCGAGACCGCCGTCCTCGGCGCCGGCCCGACCCGCTTCGTGCAGACCTGGCTGCGCCCCGACGAGACCGGCACGACGCCGTCGTACGCCGTCGCGGCCGTGGACCCCGCAGCGACCGGGCTCGTGCCCGCGCCGCTGCCGGTCGGTGTGGCCGGGGCCCGGCTGTCGGTGGCGCGGCTGCGCGCGGGCGAGCGGCTCGAGCTGCCGGCCGCGCCACGGCTGCACGCCTTCCTGACCCGCGGCGCGCTGCTGCGGTTCTCGCTGGCCGAGCCGCTGGCCGCCGGGGACGCGTGCTGCTTCGTCGACGAGCCGGCCCACCCGGTGGTCGCGGCCGTCGACACCGAGCTCCTGGTGTGGACCTTCGCGTCCTGAGCTCGCCCTGAGCCCCGTCCGCGCCCGGACGCACCACGACCCCGTCGGTCCTCGGTCGACGGGGTCGTGGTGTGGTTGTGAGCTCCGGTTGGTCAGCGGCTACCCCCCGGGGTACGCCTGCCTAACGACCCGGTGCACGGACGGTCACTGGGCCCCACGCGGTGGTCTGGACCAGGGCCTCCCGGACCGGCGCCTCAGCGCTTCTTGGGCTTGCCGATCTTGATGACGAACCTGGTCCTCACGGTCTCGATGCCGTCGCTCACCAGGAGGACCACGCGGTACTGACCGCGGAAGTCGTAGTGGTTGATGGCCCTCTTGTCGCGGGACTTGTTGCCGTCACCGAAGTCCCAGCGGTAGCTGAGCCTGTCACCGTCCGCGTCGGTGGCCTTGACCCGGAAGCGGATCGGCGACTTGGCGCGGGCCTTGCCCTGCCCCTCGAGGGGCTTCGCCGCGATCTTCTTGATCTCCGGCGCCCGGTTGCCCGGAGGTGCGGTCACGGTCTGGGTCGCGGTGGCGGTCGCCGTGGCCGTGGGCTGGCTCGTGACGGTGGTGGTCGCGGTGGCCGTGGGCTGGCTCGTCACCGTGGTGGTCGCGGTGGCCGTCGGGTCGCTCGTCACGGTGGCCGTGGCCGTGGCTGTGGCCGTGGCCGTCACCGTGGTCGTCGGGTCGGGACCGGGGGTCTTGTCGC
This Nocardioides dokdonensis FR1436 DNA region includes the following protein-coding sequences:
- a CDS encoding amino acid ABC transporter ATP-binding protein; translation: MSALVQVTGLRKSYGDRVVLDDVSLSIEPGDVVCLIGSSGSGKSTLLRCLNLLEDIDDGVITFEGREISDPRTDPREVRRRIGMVFQAYNLFPHLTVLENCTLAPRHAHGLRRRAARTRALELLERFGLAEHVDKHPDRLSGGQQQRAAVVRALCTQPTLLLLDEITAALDPELVGEVLDIVRELAAGGTTMVLATHEMAFARDVATKVAFLDDGRILEQGPPSQIFTNPREERTRAFLRRVLDGGTNTTRAPNA
- a CDS encoding PadR family transcriptional regulator — translated: MALEHALLVALREQPASGLELSRRFSRSIGYFWSATHQQIYRVLGRMESDGWVGATTVEQAGRPAKKVYEVTPVGAEVLASWLAEPTGAEPLRSELAVKMRGASFGERAAVLDVVRAELVEHVARLARYEQLTARDYPDPTTLTGLALDQYLVLRGGVLTEQTWVTWLTEYLEAHA
- a CDS encoding NADPH-dependent 2,4-dienoyl-CoA reductase is translated as MTSPYPHLLSPITLGSGPAALTLRNRVVMGSMHTGLEDAPWHVAKLAAYAAERARGGVGLIITGGYAPTKRGWLKPFASEMTTRMQAMRHRQVTDAVHEEGGAIALQVLHAGRYGYHPLIHSASARKSPITPFKPSAMSAAQVDRTATAFARSVALAVKGGYDAVEVMGSEGYLINQFLAERTNDRSDAWGGSAEKRMRFPVEVVRRTRDLVGDDLPIVYRISLLDLVEGGQSWDEVLTLAQLLTEAGVSVLNTGIGWHEARIPTIITQVPRAAWRSVTARLKAEVSVPVCASNRINSPELAESILADGDADLVSMARPLLADPEFVVKAAAGRADEINTCIACNQACLDHTFANRTASCLVNPRACRETTLVLAPTRVRRSVAVVGAGPAGLATAVSAAERGLAVTLFEASPALGGQFRLAMAVPGKEDFAETLRYYTRRLEVLDVDVRLSSRATPDDLAGFDEVVVATGVEPRLPALPGADDPRVVSYADVLSGRVVPGRRVAVIGAGGIGVDVSHWLVHDPAAPGPDEQAGVDEWMAHWGVGDPSLHPGGLTERKPREPFREVTLLQRKTSVIGKDLGKTSGWAHRAVLKQSGVTQVAGATYERIEARADAVVLHVTVDGEPRGLVVDHVVLCAGQESVRSLFDDLRHAEAHPGLHLVGGADVAAELDAKRAIEQGTRVAAAL
- a CDS encoding glycerophosphodiester phosphodiesterase; this translates as MISAGVDCGAVERTYEDMARHSPTRMTRAVTTAALTLALASGGPAAQAEEDAAASTHVGDYRVVAHRGAPARHVTENTLPALERAVGTGASAVELDVSLTADGGFVLLHDATLDRTTTCRGPAVRRSLRWIRSHCRGVRGREPVPSLDAALAYLRGTDVDLLLEIKRHPGAEWDAAALTRLRAAVEKAGMRDRTLLLCFHAPTLALAEQTVPDLETQWIVTSWKQQVHRARRDPTTWVDGVNVWVRQLTRKRVRRLQAAGLLVLGRNTQARRDWARLRRYGVDGVMTDDVPGYRTWSRKQGQGR
- a CDS encoding amino acid ABC transporter permease, which produces MTIPAPGPAWAPSDRELERQDVRRRLRRRSLLVAGASTSAFFVLLGVGLVLSPGWEKVRETFFSWSAAQDSFPLMLDAFWLNVRIFLVAEPAILVLALLVAVMRGTRSAWLAPVRIVAVAFTDIMRGIPTLLLVVLLGFGVPALQLQGLTTDRLVWATVALILSYSAYVAEVFRAGIESIHPSQIASARALGLGPVRTLRHVVVPQAVRRVVPPLLNDFISLQKDTALVSLVGVYDGVFAARDYASYNFNYTSLVVVALFFIVLTVPLARFTDWLQRRVMERERAGSL
- a CDS encoding HIT family protein, yielding MPGEIHRDDSCLFCAIVAGTIPSTRVDEDERTVSFMDINPASDGHLLVVPRAHAVDLTDITPEDLGACALTAQRLAKRQLEVLGADGVNLLNCTGEAAWQSVFHFHLHVVPRYVDDPERDRLTLPWTPTAGDPDRIGAAGRRLQDGAGR
- a CDS encoding ABC transporter substrate-binding protein gives rise to the protein MLRRSAVVPALASLPLLLGAVACAPADEEPTASDPGASASVDADVDPATCVTDDMLLEAGTLTVGTDTPAYEPWFTDNDPTNGEGFESAVAYAVAERLGFGADEVSWARVPFNTSYAPGAKDFDFDINQISITPKRAEVVDFSTGYYQAAQAVIALEGTAGAEATSLADLQGLRLGAQTGTTSLTAIRDIVQPETDPAVFEDTNAAKQALANDQIDAVLADLPTAFYISAVEIEGSTIVGQFQPDTGEQEEFGILLEKDSALTSCVDAALAAMQEDGELEDLEREWLSDVVDVPTLQ